From the Nematostella vectensis chromosome 7, jaNemVect1.1, whole genome shotgun sequence genome, the window ACAAGAAGTCAcaccaacaaaaaaaaattcaaggtgactataaaattttattatACAATAGCTAAGCTCTTGGGCCAAGTTCAAACAGCACTAAAACTAAAAGGAAAAACAGGCAGCACTGGTTTGTGCAGTAACAtcataatgtttttttatacaacATGTTACATGATGCTGTGTCATGCTATTTGATGCATGCATGAACTTCTTTCAGGCCTTTGCCCACATCTGCCTTTGATGCTTGGTCCTCACCAGAAGGGTGGATCAGGGGCTGCGAACTTATTTTGCAATAACCAATTTCCACCTCTTTGACTTTTCCTTTGACTAGTCCATGTGATAGCAATCAAGTGTTAGCAATCAAGTTTTATTGGTAAAATTTTCTCACCAGGCATTATCATCTGTCATTTCTTCTCGTTTTCGTTTATCGTTCCATCCCCAGTCACTTTCCTCATATCTGATGAAGAGAACAGAATTAAGGGTAAAACAAAGGCATGAAACACCTATTGTTGGCCAAATTATTGTGCAGAATTTATGAGTGTTGTTGTGTGAAGGAGAATATGCAATGGCTTACAGTGTTTCCATGTTACGTTTTGTAAGATCAAAAGCCCAGTCAACATCCTCAGCTTTCATTTCAGTCACTCTTTGACAAGTGATCTCAAGCTCCAGCctataaaaaatgaataatgTTGTTCAATTATTTTGTACATGTTTGCTGACATGTGAAAGCGAGGGGGCAGTGGGGGGTTAAGACGAAAGTGTTGTGAAGTTAGGTTTGAAGGATGGTGACAGATGACCCCTGCAGGGGGACAagggtgtgggggggggggggggcagtggGGAAGGGGGGCACGGTCAGTACTTGAGTATCCCTCAATAAGAAATGGCCCATTTTTGGCGGACAAGGAGGGGTGTGTGCGCCCACTAGGTATGCATATACTACATGACACAAATTGTATGAGGCAGTGGAGGAATTATTTAAAGGCAGATCCAGGATTAttttttggaggggggggggggggtgttgcAAATGAGTGAGTGGTctcacttgatttttatgtattgttCACTTATAAACTTATCTAACCCTtcctgttgtgtttttttttctaattgcGGCAGGGTATTTTTGTGGAGTCTAAAAACAAGGTGACTCTTTTACAACATGTTTTCTCTCTTTACTGTATATACTGTACACCCATTTCAATCAATGTATCGTGAGTCGCaatggttcatgggtaacgaATAAGGGGTTGACTCCTGGTCTCCGGATGTCATGTGAACGTTTTAAGGTAGATAAACAATAATGCTAAAGCTTTCTAAACCTTTGTTGCTTTTATTATTGATAATAAAATAAGGGTCATTATTATAACTCTTATTTTATTATCTATTTTATACCCAGGAAGCACTTTGGGTTACAACGCATAGATTCTcagagtgcaaccttatttgaaatagttgtTAACAACATCACATTAGAAGAACCCCTTCCCTGTTAGGGGCACTTGTGCACTCATATTAAGAAAACTAAATATTATTGACAGTAGTAATTAGAAAAACGGATAACATGCAGAGGATTTAGTTGTACTGGTCTTTACAATTTGAAGGTTTGAGTAAGCAGAATAAGGTACAGCAACAATCCATTTTTTGGACATTTAAACCACAATATTCATTATCTCCGTCAACAGATGAGTGATTGACAAGCAACTGAGAAAAGTCCTGTCGGCTTTATATAGCACTTACCCATTCCTGTTGTATTTCCTAAATGCAATCAAGGGCTCAAATGGGTTTTccaactgaaaaaaatatatacatatgtATATGTGATTACAGTACTCAGTATTTTCACATCTGTTATTTACCTGGTGATCTTACCTTATTTGCAGCATCAACAAGTGCTTGAGATGCATTTACTCTTGCCATTTCCTAAGACCAAATAAAGGCAGGAAAATGCATGGCAAAGTATTATTCTGTGTCATCTGATCCCACCATTTGCCCCACCCAAGCATGTATAACCCCCAAAACCCGGCTTGATGGTTcgctcagagcaaacaaaaatatataatgtttGGCTATAcataccgtgcacatcaatatgtctttaaaatgactatcaAAAccttttattaataattatttttattatatatattttttttatacaagattgaatttatttaaAGTATTGATTGTCAATGAaataaggcgaggagaggggtatatCGGGGTGTGctaaaatggaaaaacgaaccaccccgctcaaaacCCTGGCTGCAggccgcccccccccccccccgactgTCTTAATATGTACCTCTTTGTGCTTcatcttcttttcttttccctttgctgattttttCTAAGTAAAGAAAGGTTGGAATAATCAATTCGCACTTACCTTTGCCAGGCATAAGATACACGAAAGTTTAAGTTATAACAGGGTGGTGAAGAGGGGGGGCCCATCACGAATCACGAAGTTATTTTTCAGACTTTCACGAAtcacaaatttaaaaaagaagctttCACGAATCACGGTTTTAACTTTTGATTTTCATACTTAAGATAAAACAATAGCGCTGTCAAGTATTGGTGAAAGAGTGTCACACAAACTAAGACACTTGATACATCGGATATTAAACTAGCACAGCAAGAGGTCAACAATCTAAACAAAGGTCATGTTTATTCGGAAATCTCTTACATGTATTcatgttttaattattttcgGCGTCAACGGTCACGTTTCACAAATTTAGCCATGCGAAATCACGAGTCACGAAAGTAAAAATATCCCAATCACTGATCACGATAGAGTACTCAATCACGAATCACGGGTTTATTTTTAGGCTTTTCACGAATCACGGGTTTAATTTAGGGTCAATCACGAATCACGAAAATACTCTTTTCACCAACCTGTTATAAGCTTAAGTTAGGGGCCGATTACATGATGAATTTCAGCCCAGGCTGAGTTTTCAGCCTGGTGAGGGAGGCTGAAAATCCAGCCCGGTATCTCGCacaaaaacttttaaaattgcTCTTTCGATTACATGAAGGAGTTTTCAGCCCGGGAGGAGTTCTCCAGCTGGCAAACAGGGCTAGGATTTTCAGCCCAGGCTAGCGGGTTAAAAATCGCCACATAATCGTGTAAATATCTCAGCCCGGGatgtaaaacaataaaatccgAGTCCAGCCCGGGCTGGATTTAAGGCATATAATAGGTAAGCAGCTACTCGGGCTGAAATTCATCATGTAATCGGCCCCTTAGTCGTTTCAATACGGTGTAGTTGTTGCAGAATAAAGATCAAAGAGTAAAGATTGAAGTATTGACAACGTATCTTGAAATAGCTACAATTTAACAACCATTGCATTAAACAAGCCATTCGCAATTGGAAATCGGACGGAACTAATTAAGTATCCGATGTGGCCAAAACTCGTGGGAGCTCATGTACAAAACTTGTAACTTGTTGATCCTTTAATTGTTGCAATAATGAACAAACATCTAAGTCTCTGATTCGCTTAACTTGAAGCAtcttcttgtgtactcaccCCCATTTTGGCAGATTTGTGTCCAAATCAGAgcttatttttgcttttttgtgaTGTTTTATAAACTTCCCGCGCGCTTGCCTTCATTTCTAATGAGACCGCAAAGGATTGTTCGACATAACCAGGACCACTCCAATGGctaacacaggaaacccaactaGCTTTTTTAGGAATTTTGTTTAGTTTTGAGTCAACCCGCAAATACCTTTCTGTTTCGATAGCCTATTTCAGAGTTATGATCGACTGCTCTCAAAGAAAAGCTTCAAATCGAGGGGCTGTGCTAAAACTACAGAAATATTAACAAAATGGGTACTGGGCCATTCGGAAATTGTCTATTGATAGTCACAATTTTGGACACACATGGCCTGGATCCACATAAAAAGAAACTGATGTACAACTTGCTCAGAGTGAGTGGAGACCCGAGGTCAATATTACTACATTACCCTTCACTGGTAGTATTGATAATGTCAGTCTGCAGAGAAGTTCAGAGAACATCTCCATTTCAGATTAGGAAAATATCATTTCccttttattcttatttatGGAATTATATGACTTATGATGTTTAAGTCTAATCTTTATTCACACAGACTTTGAAGTTAAagaataataattgataaaaagTCTTGAAGCCCCCCTAAAACAGACAGAATGTTCACAATATCTCCTAGAATCATAATGAATTTTAAAAGAGAAAATTTAATGTTGACAAACTCTGAACaagtataaaaacaaaaatttgtCTTTCATTAAGAATATTATATGCTTggataatattaataataatataaatcaTATAATAGTATTAATATCAAAAGAGCACATTAGACCTATTTCCTATCCAGACATTTTATGGTATCCGATTTGTAAATCACAATAAACTGGCGATCTAGAAATGGGATACACAATACTATATTCAGGCTGAAGTCTAGCTCCACATTCTCTCAACCTTTGACTGAATCCTTGTCTTGAAAACTAAGGAAGAGAAatgtctttatttcttttccttAGTATTCAGTATGTATGTAGCACTTTTCTTTAATTGTTAACTCATTAAGATACCATTTTTGGTTACCAATCATGTATAATTACCAACTTGTGGTGTTGCAAGAAGAAgattttatattgaaattcCAAGCAATGTCTGTTTAAGTAGTTCAAAATTAACTAATTTTCAGTAGTTCAACATCAACTAATATGTTGAACTAGTCAATCGATATTCAAATTCCCATGAAGGGAGGCTATAGTGTTGGGTCAAAACTTGTAGTCAGACAGAAAACTAAAACGTTTGGGGAAGTATTATATCTTGGATGTTCCAATATGCAAGTAAATTGTTTGGTGTCTGCTATTGAATGTTCTTGAAGTATTGAAAAATTATTCCAAATACATATTCTGTGGCCATGAACTTCAGTAGAAGGTCAAACAATGTCTCAGTGAACATGGCAACTATGTTGTTACCATCCACCTCCACCGCCACCTCCATAGCTGTCTTGATAGAATCCTCCTCCGCCACCACCGCCGCCATAAGACCTTCCACCGCCTCCGTATCCTCCACCGCCACCCCTGCCTCCTCTTTctcttcttcctcctcctcctctgtTTTCTGTCTTGTCCAGAGCAAGGGCAACAGTGATATTTCTTCCACCGACGCTGCTCTGGTTCATGTTCTCGATAGCTGGCGCAATTTGGTCGGCTGATTGGAGAAGAACAAATCCAAAGCCACGAGATCTACCCGATTCTTTATCTCGCAAAATGTCGACTTTTTCGACACCAAACTCTTCAAATGCTTGCTCAATTTCAGCCTCATCAGAGTTGAAGTTAAGGTTGCCGATATAGAGCTTTCGACCTCGATTACCTCCGTCAGCCATGTTTTTGAACAGTGTATCGTGTACAATGCGGACAGAAAATGGACGCTGGTGAAAAGAAAGAACGCACGTGCTAATATGCTAAACAGGAAAGCCCTATTGTTGAACCACAGGAGCCCCGGAAAAACCGGCAAACCCAGTTAACAAAACCTGAAAATTGCACGAAGACCTGCAATTGAGAAACTCTAACGTAGGATGTATAAGAAAAGCATTTAGTAGACTGGTAAAAAAGACCTTCACTCTAACGTAGGATGTAtacagactcgtacccagtcgctTTAAAAGAACAGAAAGAGAAGGGAGCttcagaggaaaaaaaaaagggcgCGCAAGGATGTCCGGGAAGGAAGAAGAATTAGCGACTGGGTACTAGTCTGGGATGTATAAGAAAAGCATTTAGTAGACTGGTAAAAAAGACCTTCACAATCTGCCAAAACATAGGCCAAGATAAAttgttgggcttcctgtggtgattATGAACCGATCTAGTCTCatgatgtgacgtcatcacaaaTGGCTGCTTCCTGTGGGATTGACACGAACTCACTGAATAACTTTGCTTCGGAATTTCTCGCAaatttatgcaattgatgtgGTAGAGACACCCAAATCAAGCTAACATGTCAAGTGAAGATACAGCAATCCAGCTTATCGCAGAAGCAGAGAAAAAAGTGAAGGCATCGCAAGGGTTTTTTGGCGGATTATTTGGGTAGGGAAGGCTGGAATATTGTTGTTTTGTATGTGTATGTCTTTAATTTTAGCGTTTCCAGCAACTTCAGTGGTTAAACAATTTAATTCTCAATTTTAGTGGTAGTTCAAAGCTTGAAGATGCCGTGGAACTTTACACACGTGCCGGAAATTCGTTCAAAATGGCCAAAAAATGGAGTGGTAAGTGTTTCCTCTAACAGCAATTATTCTGGTGATCATTGATTGCTATTCTCtctcccctcctcctcctccctgCCTCCTCCCTTTGGTTCTTGTGACAATTCATTGACAACTGGAAGTCCATATAGGCCTATAACCATGCTATTAAAGTAGTAGGCTTGGCCATTTAGTGTTAGTTTTACTCATTATTCTTTTCTTCTGATGAGCCTACCAGTTGAGTGGGTATATACAGTAGCTAGTGTACCAGCAGTGTCAGCTTTTCTGAGGTGTTAGGTGTTTTGCTAGTGTAATAGAAGGGACCACAGGGTTGGATTGGTAGATAGATTGGAAGGTAGATTTTTTAAGGGTCTCATTAGAATCAAGGATAAAAAGACTAACCTCACAGCCAGTTTCaggcaattttattgcaaATTTCTTATAGATTTTGAGGTCTAAAAATTTCCTATATAATAAGACCTAACAATAATATAGTACAGTTCAATAACAGTATTCTTGGGTGCCCTTTTTTCTTGACTATGTTTACCCATTTTTTCACTATGTGCCAAATGGTGGCCGCCATCCTTTTTTTCTTGCCGTGCGCAATCTGGGAAAGGCAATAAAAGAAGAGAGACACAGCAAAAAAACACAGGGTAAatgcctgcaagcaggctaccCCATGGAGGAACTGTTTATCTGAGGTGTttgctgttttgtttttgtagctGCAGGTACAGCTTTTCTAGAAGCAGCTAAGATACAGCGTGAGAGTCTTCAAAGTAAGCATGAGGCTGCCCAGAGCTATGTTGATGCTGGCACCTGCTTCAAAAAGGCTGACAACGAAGGTGAGTTAAAACAGTTGAGCTGTGTGCAGAGACTGATCTGGCTTTTCCCTGAAAGGAGGGTTATTTTTTGGTGCGCAGTTCAAATTTGGGACACATAGAACAAAAGCTTTGATTAATTGTGCACTTTTCAATTTCACTTATTGTATGATTTTAGCTAGGAAGACTAACAGTTCATTAATCAGTATTTTTAAGATTGTCTGACTGTTTCATTATCCAAGGAACCTCCACTGGCACATGTTTGGTGGTTGCTAGTTTGAGCTCATTTTCATTCTCTGTTGCATTTAGGAAAATCTAGTTTGTTGCAAATGCTATCATTTAGTCACTAACTTTGATCCCTGCAGTTGACAGATTTTCACACATCACTAACCTAACTATATCATCCAGCTTATTTTTTCCCATTTGAATTTTTCAGAGGCTGTGAAGGCCTATGGAGAAGCTATTGATATATTTACTGATATGGTGAGTTTTTGTATTTATCGTTTTTTTCTGGGGGAAGATACAGCATGTGGTGGCACACAGAGGTTACAGACATGGGTAGCTTGGGGAGGGTCTTTCTATTGGCTGAGATCCCCTTGGGGCTAAGGGCTGTTTTCAATCTGACTACCACCGCTACTTTTCACGCTTAAAGATAaaatgattactattattattttcagggGAGATTTACCATGGCTGCAAAGCACCACATAACTGTTGCAGAGATATATGAAGGCAACAATGACTTAGACATGGTACAGTACAGTGTTTTTGTATATTATTTAACTTAATGTTACCATATGTGTCTTTTGTGGAAGGGTTGTGATTGTGCTACTGTGTAGAGTTCttaaatgtgttttttgtttttgtttttctttcagtCAATCCACCATTATGAACAAGCAGcagattactacagaggaGAGGAATCAAACAGGCACTTATACTTAGAATCACTGAGTGATTTAACTAAAGGAAATCCCATCAAATGTTATAGAATAAGATTTCTAGCTGCCTTTGTTTATTCTTTGCAGTCACTATAATGTGCTGTATAAAAAGTCTTTTCAAGACTCCTTACTTGGGAAGTCAAACCCATTAAGCTGCCACAGATCACTTCTTAAAAGATTTGATACCGTATGTTATACATTTATGTTACAGTTATTTTTGTCTTCTAGCTCCGCCAATAAGTGCGCCCTTAAAGTTGCCCTGTTCGCAGCTCAAATGGAGAACTACTCAAAGGCAATAGAAATCTATGAACAGGTAAGTTTCTTCTTACTATTATAAAGAGAATCTGTAGACCTACAGGCTTGTTGCTCTACTATtacatgccatttttttctgttctcTGAGGGACCCTTACTTTTCCAATAATTGTGCCATAGCCATTTGTAGCATACTGTATTCTTGTTTAACATTATTAAAAGTATGGCATCATCAATATTAAAGTAGAAGGTGGTTTGTACAGGTCGCCGCAGATGCAATAGAGAGCTCTATTCTCAAGTACAGTGCCAAGGACTACTTCTTTAAAGCAGCTTTATGCCACATGTGTGTGGATGTTCTGGAGGCTCAGAGAGCAGTGGAGAAGTACTGTGATATGCATGCGGCCTTCCAGGACTCTAGAGAGTGCAAGCTTCTTAGGGTAAGCATAAAgaattaatgaaaaaaaaaggaaaaacgggtttcattgaaaacaaaaatccATAAAAGAATTTCtgcaaatataaaaaacaaggaaaatataataaaaatatatataaaaataaaaagccaCACCTAGGACAAAAACAACTTGAATTGTCATTTTTTCCAGAGTTTG encodes:
- the LOC5503399 gene encoding beta-soluble NSF attachment protein, whose translation is MSSEDTAIQLIAEAEKKVKASQGFFGGLFGGSSKLEDAVELYTRAGNSFKMAKKWSAAGTAFLEAAKIQRESLQSKHEAAQSYVDAGTCFKKADNEEAVKAYGEAIDIFTDMGRFTMAAKHHITVAEIYEGNNDLDMSIHHYEQAADYYRGEESNSSANKCALKVALFAAQMENYSKAIEIYEQVAADAIESSILKYSAKDYFFKAALCHMCVDVLEAQRAVEKYCDMHAAFQDSRECKLLRSLLEAQEEQNVEAFTEAVKEYDSISRIDQWLTTMLLRIKKSMNDNPDLT
- the LOC5503393 gene encoding glycine-rich RNA-binding protein GRP2A, with the protein product MADGGNRGRKLYIGNLNFNSDEAEIEQAFEEFGVEKVDILRDKESGRSRGFGFVLLQSADQIAPAIENMNQSSVGGRNITVALALDKTENRGGGGRRERGGRGGGGGYGGGGRSYGGGGGGGGFYQDSYGGGGGGGW